The following coding sequences are from one Candidatus Omnitrophota bacterium window:
- a CDS encoding polysaccharide deacetylase family protein, with protein sequence MRNPFAIPIFAAAGFVFLFIDASPVNALEKEGIYSLVFHDVSPDNLDGCSVSPDYFRDVLQMIYLGGKKTIPVSEAVQRVRRGGPFPKELLLMTFDDGWAGNRDFAHPLLWQYGMKAAEFVHTNGTDQGRPRRCNWEDLRWMADSGVWEIHSHSASHPDLTALNAEALQWELLRPLDRLRYFGFLNEIYLAYPYGAYNEYVQQQAIVNGYAAGFTSGPAMQITRGSGLFAIPRNMICQLFDQNLVCRKIGLDLSRIRRNLSVFDEPEGRFDGHWTVVRYDSAPPGYTLGQYGITYASAQDNRASWSKIFSILTKGKFALSLWTPSLDASSLKGISWTISNRKQNVIANGFIQQRKTNGWTPLTFLTLEAGPYTLKIFNSSAEYGALIVDALKLERTN encoded by the coding sequence ATGAGGAATCCATTCGCGATTCCGATTTTCGCCGCGGCGGGGTTCGTCTTTCTATTCATCGACGCCAGTCCCGTCAATGCGTTGGAGAAAGAGGGAATATATTCCCTCGTCTTTCATGACGTATCGCCAGACAACCTCGACGGCTGCTCCGTCTCGCCCGATTATTTCCGCGACGTATTGCAGATGATTTATCTCGGCGGCAAAAAGACGATTCCCGTCAGCGAAGCCGTGCAGCGCGTTCGCCGCGGCGGGCCGTTTCCCAAAGAATTGCTATTGATGACGTTCGACGACGGCTGGGCGGGAAACCGGGATTTCGCGCATCCTCTTCTTTGGCAATACGGAATGAAGGCCGCCGAGTTCGTTCATACCAACGGGACGGATCAGGGACGTCCGCGCCGTTGCAATTGGGAAGATTTGCGATGGATGGCCGACTCCGGCGTGTGGGAGATTCACTCCCACTCCGCCTCCCATCCCGATTTGACGGCTTTGAACGCCGAGGCGCTGCAATGGGAATTGCTGCGTCCATTGGATCGCCTGCGCTATTTTGGATTTCTAAATGAGATTTACCTTGCCTATCCTTACGGCGCATATAATGAGTATGTTCAACAGCAGGCGATCGTGAATGGTTACGCCGCTGGATTCACGTCGGGACCAGCAATGCAGATAACTCGGGGAAGCGGCCTTTTCGCCATCCCGCGCAATATGATTTGCCAATTGTTCGACCAAAACCTCGTCTGCCGCAAAATCGGTTTGGATTTAAGCCGCATCCGCCGCAACCTCTCCGTCTTCGACGAGCCGGAAGGCCGGTTCGACGGACATTGGACCGTTGTCCGTTACGACTCGGCGCCGCCTGGGTATACTCTCGGACAATATGGAATAACGTATGCATCAGCGCAGGACAACCGGGCTTCTTGGTCGAAAATTTTTTCCATTTTGACGAAAGGAAAATTCGCTTTATCTCTCTGGACTCCCTCTCTGGATGCTTCCTCCTTGAAAGGAATTAGCTGGACGATATCCAATCGCAAACAGAACGTCATCGCCAATGGATTCATTCAACAAAGAAAAACGAATGGATGGACGCCGTTAACGTTTCTAACGTTGGAGGCGGGACCTTATACGCTAAAGATTTTCAACTCAAGCGCAGAATACGGCGCGCTTATCGTCGACGCATTAAAATTGGAAAGAACGAATTGA
- a CDS encoding dipeptide epimerase, whose protein sequence is MTFSYHCEIRELPLRDPFGISRGTRRFVRNLFVRIGDGWGEGAPIYYKGQTAEAMLQMAQEWLAEKPDCQRPIAEIVVDLLRRYPEQTALAQAVDLALHDAWGKREGKPLYELWGWPWDNVPLSSFTIGMDELEIVMQKAARADEYPILKIKAGGPRDMEILQAIHDRTAKPLLVDANEGWNAEQTLNYLPRLEKWGVLLLEQPLPSRDREGYRRLREENPTHIPIFIDEGAQGPEDVEAWAGLADGINIKLAKCGGLERGKTMAETAKRYGLKVMLGCMIESSLGISAAANLAPLAVFADLDGAALLSEDPFTGMKLDKGRLIMPSLPGIGAKERE, encoded by the coding sequence ATGACCTTTTCTTATCATTGCGAAATTCGCGAACTGCCTTTGCGCGATCCTTTCGGCATCTCGCGGGGAACGAGGCGCTTCGTACGCAATCTATTCGTCCGGATTGGCGATGGCTGGGGAGAGGGGGCGCCGATCTATTACAAAGGCCAAACGGCGGAGGCCATGCTCCAAATGGCGCAGGAATGGCTTGCGGAAAAGCCAGACTGCCAACGCCCAATTGCGGAAATCGTTGTAGATCTTTTGCGGCGCTATCCAGAACAAACCGCATTAGCCCAAGCCGTCGATCTGGCTCTGCACGACGCATGGGGCAAACGGGAGGGGAAGCCGCTTTACGAACTTTGGGGATGGCCTTGGGACAACGTCCCCCTCTCCTCCTTCACCATCGGCATGGACGAGTTGGAAATCGTAATGCAAAAAGCAGCCAGGGCGGATGAATACCCCATCCTCAAGATTAAAGCTGGCGGCCCTCGCGATATGGAAATCCTTCAAGCGATTCACGACCGGACGGCAAAGCCCTTGCTAGTCGATGCCAACGAAGGCTGGAACGCCGAACAGACGTTAAACTATCTTCCTCGCTTGGAGAAATGGGGAGTTCTCTTGCTCGAACAGCCGTTGCCCAGCCGCGATCGGGAAGGTTATCGCCGCCTGCGCGAAGAGAATCCAACCCATATCCCAATATTTATCGATGAGGGAGCGCAGGGGCCGGAGGATGTTGAAGCGTGGGCGGGTTTGGCGGATGGAATCAATATCAAGTTGGCCAAATGCGGCGGACTGGAGCGGGGGAAAACAATGGCTGAAACCGCCAAGCGATACGGCTTAAAGGTCATGCTGGGCTGCATGATCGAAAGTTCGCTGGGAATCTCCGCCGCCGCGAATCTGGCGCCCCTGGCCGTTTTCGCTGATCTCGACGGCGCCGCGCTGCTGAGCGAGGACCCTTTCACGGGCATGAAATTGGATAAGGGACGGTTAATCATGCCTTCGCTGCCGGGAATCGGCGCGAAAGAACGTGAATAG